A region of Ovis canadensis isolate MfBH-ARS-UI-01 breed Bighorn chromosome 19, ARS-UI_OviCan_v2, whole genome shotgun sequence DNA encodes the following proteins:
- the GNAT1 gene encoding guanine nucleotide-binding protein G(t) subunit alpha-1 has protein sequence MGAGASAEEKHSRELEKKLKEDAEKDARTVKLLLLGAGESGKSTIVKQMKIIHQDGYSLEECLEFIAIIYGNTLQSILAIVRAMTTLNIQYGDSARQDDARKLMHMADTIEEGTMPKEMSDIIQRLWKDSGIQACFERASEYQLNDSAGYYLSDLERLVTPGYVPTEQDVLRSRVKTTGIIETQFSFKDLNFRMFDVGGQRSERKKWIHCFEGVTCIIFIAALSAYDMVLVEDDEVNRMHESLHLFNSICNHRYFATTSIVLFLNKKDVFSEKIKKAHLSICFPDYNGPNTYEDAGNYIKVQFLELNMRRDVKEIYSHMTCATDTQNVKFVFDAVTDIIIKENLKDCGLF, from the exons ATGGGAGCTGGGGCCAGCGCTGAGGAGAAGCACTCAAGGGAGCTGGAAAAGAAGCTGAAagaagatgctgagaaagatgctCGAACCGTGAAACTGCTGCTTCTGG GTGCCGGTGAATCCGGGAAGAGTACCATTGTCAAGCAGATGAA GATTATCCACCAGGACGGGTACTCACTGGAAGAGTGTCTCGAGTTCATTGCCATCATCTATGGCAACACGCTACAGTCCATCCTGGCCATCGTGCGTGCCATGACCACGCTCAACATCCAGTACGGAGACTCTGCGCGCCAG GACGACGCCCGGAAGCTGATGCACATGGCAGACACCATCGAGGAGGGTACGATGCCCAAGGAGATGTCAGATATCATCCAGCGGCTGTGGAAGGACTCCGGCATCCAGGCCTGTTTCGAGCGAGCCTCGGAGTACCAGCTCAACGACTCTGCTGGCTA CTATCTCTCAGACCTGGAGCGCCTGGTAACCCCGGGCTACGTGCCCACGGAACAGGATGTGCTGCGCTCCCGTGTCAAGACCACGGGTATCATTGAGACGCAGTTCTCCTTCAAGGACCTCAACTTTCG GATGTTCGATGTGGGCGGGCAGCGCTCAGAGCGCAAGAAGTGGATCCACTGCTTCGAGGGGGTGACCTGCATCATCTTCATCGCGGCGCTGAGCGCCTACGACATGGTGCTGGTGGAGGATGACGAAGTG AACCGCATGCACGAGAGCCTGCACCTGTTCAACAGTATCTGCAACCACCGCTACTTCGCCACTACGTCCATCGTGCTCTTCCTCAACAAGAAGGACGTCTTCTCGGAGAAGATCAAAAAGGCGCACCTTAGTATCTGCTTTCCGGACTACAACG GGCCCAACACGTATGAGGACGCCGGCAATTACATCAAGGTGCAATTCCTCGAGCTCAACATGCGACGCGACGTGAAAGAGATCTATTCCCACATGACATGCGCCACCGACACGCAGAACGTCAAGTTTGTCTTCGACGCTGTCACCGACATCATCATCAAGGAGAACCTCAAAGACTGCGGGCTCTTCTGA
- the SEMA3F gene encoding semaphorin-3F isoform X1: MPVAGLLLWASLLTGAWPAAPTQDYLPAMPRIRLSYKELKATGTAHLFNFLLNTSDYRILFKDEDHDRMYVGSKDYVLSLDLHDINREPLIIHWAATPQRIEECVLSGKDGNGECGNFVRLIQPWNRTHLYVCGTGAYNPVCAYVNRGRRAEATPWTQMQVVRGRGSRATDGALYPTPTAPRQDYVFYLEPEKLESGKGKCPYDPKLDTASALINEELYAGVYIDFMGTDAAIFRTLGKQTAMRTDQYNSRWLNDPSFIHAELIPDSAERNDDKLYFFFRERSIEAPQSPAVYARIGRICLNDDGGHCCLVNKWSTFLKARLVCSVPGEDGIETHFDELQDVFVQQTQDVRNPVIYAVFTSSGSVFRGSAVCVYSMADIRMVFNGPFAHKEGPNYQWMPFSGKMPYPRPGTCPGGTFTPSMKSTKDYPDEVINFMRSHPLMYQAIYPLQRRPLVVRTGTPYRLTTVAVDQVDAADGRYEVLFLGTDRGTVQKVIVLPKDDQEMEELMLEEVEVFKDPAPVKTMTISSKRQQLYVASAVGVTQLSLHRCQAYGAACADCCLARDPYCAWDGQACSRYTASSKRRSRRQDVRHGNPIRQCRGFNSNANKNAVESVQYGVAGSTAFLECQPRSPQATVKWLFQRDPSDRRREIHADDHFLRTEQGLLLRALQSGDSGLYSCTATENNFKHVITRVQLHVLGREDIRTALFPPPAASIPPPAASIPPPPGTGPPKPRYQELAQLLAQPEVGLIHQYCQGYWRHVPPSPREAPGAPRPPKPQDQKKPRNRRHHPPDT, from the exons AGCTTAAGGCCACAGGCACCGCCCACCTCTTCAACTTCCTTCTCAACACAAGCGACTACCGAATCCTGTTCAAGGACGAGGACCATGACCGCATGTATGTGGGCAGCAAGGACTACGTGCTGTCCCTGGACCTGCATGACATCAACCGCGAGCCCCTCATT ATCCACTGGGCAGCCACCCCACAGCGCATTGAAGAGTGCGTGCTCTCAGGCAAGGATGGCAAC GGTGAGTGCGGGAACTTTGTCAGGCTCATCCAGCCCTGGAACCGAACACACCTGTACGTGTGTGGCACTGGAGCCTACAACCCCGTGTGTGCCTATGTAAACCGTGGCCGCCGTGCAGAG GCCACGCCCTGGACCCAGATGCAGGTGGTCAGAGGCCGAGGCAGCAGAGCCACCGATGGCGCCCTCTACCCGACGCCCACAGCCCCACGCCAG GATTACGTCTTCTACCTGGAGCCTGAGAAGCTCGAGTCAGGAAAGGGCAAGTGTCCCTACGACCCCAAGCTGGACACAGCCTCAGCCCTCATCA ACGAGGAGCTCTATGCAGGCGTGTACATCGACTTCATGGGCACGGACGCAGCCATCTTCCGCACCCTTGGCAAGCAGACGGCCATGCGCACAGATCAGTACAACTCTCGGTGGCTCAATG ACCCTTCTTTCATCCACGCCGAGCTCATCCCTGACAGCGCCGAGCGCAACGATGACAAGCTCTACTTCTTCTTCCGTGAGCGGTCCATAGAGGCGCCGCAGAGCCCTGCTGTGTACGCCCGCATTGGGCGGATCTGCCTG AATGATGACGGCGGCCACTGCTGCCTGGTCAACAAGTGGAGCACGTTCCTGAAGGCGAGGCTggtctgctctgtgccaggcgaGGATGGCATCGAGACCCACTTCGACGAGCTCC AGGATGTTTTTGTCCAGCAGACCCAGGATGTGAGGAACCCAGTCATCTATGCTGTCTTCACCTCCTCAGG CTCTGTGTTCCGAGGCTCTGCCGTGTGTGTCTACTCCATGGCTGACATCCGCATGGTCTTCAACGGGCCCTTTGCCCACAAGGAGGGCCCCAACTACCAGTGGATGCCCTTCTCAGGGAAGATGCCCTACCCACGGCCCGGCACG TGCCCTGGCGGAACCTTCACGCCGTCCATGAAGTCGACCAAGGACTACCCTGATGAAGTCATCAACTTCATGCGCAGCCACCCGCTCATGTACCAGGCCATCTACCCTCTGCAGCGGCGGCCCCTGGTGGTCCGCACAGGCACTCCTTATCGTCTCACCACTGTGGCCGTGGACCAGGTGGACGCAGCCGACGGGCGCTATGAGGTGCTTTTCCTGGGCACAG ACCGCGGGACAGTGCAGAAGGTCATCGTGCTGCCTAAGGACGACCAGGAGATGGAGGAGCTCATGCTAGAGGAGGTGGAGGTCTTCAAG gacccAGCGCCTGTTAAGACCATGACCATCTCTTCCAAGAGG CAACAACTGTATGTGGCCTCAGCCGTGGGTGTCACACAGCTGAGCCTGCACCGCTGCCAGGCATATGGGGCCGCCTGTGCCGACTGCTGCCTCGCCCGGGACCCCTACTGCGCCTGGGATGGCCAAGCCTGTTCCCGCTACACAGCATCCTCTAAGAG GCGGAGCCGCCGGCAGGATGTCCGGCACGGGAACCCCATCAGGCAGTGCCGTGGGTTCAATTCCAACG CCAATAAGAACGCCGTGGAGTCTGTGCAGTATGGTGTGGCCGGGAGCACAGCCTTCCTTGAGTGCCAGCCCCGCTCGCCCCAGGCTACCGTGAAGTGGCTGTTCCAGCGAGATCCCAGTGACCGGCGCCGCGAG aTCCACGCGGATGACCACTTCCTGCGCACTGAACAGGGCTTGCTGCTTCGTGCCCTGCAGTCTGGCGATAGCGGCCTCTACTCCTGTACAGCCACAGAGAACAACTTCAAGCACGTCATCACACGGGTGCAGCTGCATGTCCTGGGCCGGGAAGACATCCGTACGGCCCTCTTCCCACCGCCAGCTGCGAGCATTCCACCGCCAGCTGCGAGCATTCCACCGCCCCCGGGCACCGGCCCCCCCAAGCCCCGTTACCAAGAGCTGGCCCAGCTGCTGGCCCAGCCAGAAGTGGGCCTCATCCACCAGTACTGCCAGGGCTACTGGCGCCACGTGCCCCCCAGtcccagggaggccccaggggcACCCAGGCCTCCTAAACCCCAGGACCAGAAAAAACCCCGGAACCGCCGCCACCACCCGCCGGACACATGA
- the SEMA3F gene encoding semaphorin-3F isoform X2: MPVAGLLLWASLLTGAWPAAPTQDYLPAMPRIRLSYKELKATGTAHLFNFLLNTSDYRILFKDEDHDRMYVGSKDYVLSLDLHDINREPLIIHWAATPQRIEECVLSGKDGNGECGNFVRLIQPWNRTHLYVCGTGAYNPVCAYVNRGRRAEDYVFYLEPEKLESGKGKCPYDPKLDTASALINEELYAGVYIDFMGTDAAIFRTLGKQTAMRTDQYNSRWLNDPSFIHAELIPDSAERNDDKLYFFFRERSIEAPQSPAVYARIGRICLNDDGGHCCLVNKWSTFLKARLVCSVPGEDGIETHFDELQDVFVQQTQDVRNPVIYAVFTSSGSVFRGSAVCVYSMADIRMVFNGPFAHKEGPNYQWMPFSGKMPYPRPGTCPGGTFTPSMKSTKDYPDEVINFMRSHPLMYQAIYPLQRRPLVVRTGTPYRLTTVAVDQVDAADGRYEVLFLGTDRGTVQKVIVLPKDDQEMEELMLEEVEVFKDPAPVKTMTISSKRQQLYVASAVGVTQLSLHRCQAYGAACADCCLARDPYCAWDGQACSRYTASSKRRSRRQDVRHGNPIRQCRGFNSNANKNAVESVQYGVAGSTAFLECQPRSPQATVKWLFQRDPSDRRREIHADDHFLRTEQGLLLRALQSGDSGLYSCTATENNFKHVITRVQLHVLGREDIRTALFPPPAASIPPPAASIPPPPGTGPPKPRYQELAQLLAQPEVGLIHQYCQGYWRHVPPSPREAPGAPRPPKPQDQKKPRNRRHHPPDT; this comes from the exons AGCTTAAGGCCACAGGCACCGCCCACCTCTTCAACTTCCTTCTCAACACAAGCGACTACCGAATCCTGTTCAAGGACGAGGACCATGACCGCATGTATGTGGGCAGCAAGGACTACGTGCTGTCCCTGGACCTGCATGACATCAACCGCGAGCCCCTCATT ATCCACTGGGCAGCCACCCCACAGCGCATTGAAGAGTGCGTGCTCTCAGGCAAGGATGGCAAC GGTGAGTGCGGGAACTTTGTCAGGCTCATCCAGCCCTGGAACCGAACACACCTGTACGTGTGTGGCACTGGAGCCTACAACCCCGTGTGTGCCTATGTAAACCGTGGCCGCCGTGCAGAG GATTACGTCTTCTACCTGGAGCCTGAGAAGCTCGAGTCAGGAAAGGGCAAGTGTCCCTACGACCCCAAGCTGGACACAGCCTCAGCCCTCATCA ACGAGGAGCTCTATGCAGGCGTGTACATCGACTTCATGGGCACGGACGCAGCCATCTTCCGCACCCTTGGCAAGCAGACGGCCATGCGCACAGATCAGTACAACTCTCGGTGGCTCAATG ACCCTTCTTTCATCCACGCCGAGCTCATCCCTGACAGCGCCGAGCGCAACGATGACAAGCTCTACTTCTTCTTCCGTGAGCGGTCCATAGAGGCGCCGCAGAGCCCTGCTGTGTACGCCCGCATTGGGCGGATCTGCCTG AATGATGACGGCGGCCACTGCTGCCTGGTCAACAAGTGGAGCACGTTCCTGAAGGCGAGGCTggtctgctctgtgccaggcgaGGATGGCATCGAGACCCACTTCGACGAGCTCC AGGATGTTTTTGTCCAGCAGACCCAGGATGTGAGGAACCCAGTCATCTATGCTGTCTTCACCTCCTCAGG CTCTGTGTTCCGAGGCTCTGCCGTGTGTGTCTACTCCATGGCTGACATCCGCATGGTCTTCAACGGGCCCTTTGCCCACAAGGAGGGCCCCAACTACCAGTGGATGCCCTTCTCAGGGAAGATGCCCTACCCACGGCCCGGCACG TGCCCTGGCGGAACCTTCACGCCGTCCATGAAGTCGACCAAGGACTACCCTGATGAAGTCATCAACTTCATGCGCAGCCACCCGCTCATGTACCAGGCCATCTACCCTCTGCAGCGGCGGCCCCTGGTGGTCCGCACAGGCACTCCTTATCGTCTCACCACTGTGGCCGTGGACCAGGTGGACGCAGCCGACGGGCGCTATGAGGTGCTTTTCCTGGGCACAG ACCGCGGGACAGTGCAGAAGGTCATCGTGCTGCCTAAGGACGACCAGGAGATGGAGGAGCTCATGCTAGAGGAGGTGGAGGTCTTCAAG gacccAGCGCCTGTTAAGACCATGACCATCTCTTCCAAGAGG CAACAACTGTATGTGGCCTCAGCCGTGGGTGTCACACAGCTGAGCCTGCACCGCTGCCAGGCATATGGGGCCGCCTGTGCCGACTGCTGCCTCGCCCGGGACCCCTACTGCGCCTGGGATGGCCAAGCCTGTTCCCGCTACACAGCATCCTCTAAGAG GCGGAGCCGCCGGCAGGATGTCCGGCACGGGAACCCCATCAGGCAGTGCCGTGGGTTCAATTCCAACG CCAATAAGAACGCCGTGGAGTCTGTGCAGTATGGTGTGGCCGGGAGCACAGCCTTCCTTGAGTGCCAGCCCCGCTCGCCCCAGGCTACCGTGAAGTGGCTGTTCCAGCGAGATCCCAGTGACCGGCGCCGCGAG aTCCACGCGGATGACCACTTCCTGCGCACTGAACAGGGCTTGCTGCTTCGTGCCCTGCAGTCTGGCGATAGCGGCCTCTACTCCTGTACAGCCACAGAGAACAACTTCAAGCACGTCATCACACGGGTGCAGCTGCATGTCCTGGGCCGGGAAGACATCCGTACGGCCCTCTTCCCACCGCCAGCTGCGAGCATTCCACCGCCAGCTGCGAGCATTCCACCGCCCCCGGGCACCGGCCCCCCCAAGCCCCGTTACCAAGAGCTGGCCCAGCTGCTGGCCCAGCCAGAAGTGGGCCTCATCCACCAGTACTGCCAGGGCTACTGGCGCCACGTGCCCCCCAGtcccagggaggccccaggggcACCCAGGCCTCCTAAACCCCAGGACCAGAAAAAACCCCGGAACCGCCGCCACCACCCGCCGGACACATGA